A window of the Helianthus annuus cultivar XRQ/B chromosome 4, HanXRQr2.0-SUNRISE, whole genome shotgun sequence genome harbors these coding sequences:
- the LOC110933632 gene encoding uncharacterized protein LOC110933632: MFLGWMEKNEKDPLARTLTYIEFPTKFVWKKDERIWDKRIIGKTIGRIHCVNPSMGEAYFLRILLNKVVGPKSFEDIRTVNGQVFPTFRDACYARGLLDDDKEYIEAIKEAYYTGSGYYLRNLFATMLASNTLSKPEHIWENTWEYLADGILYNRQKLLRIEGLSLPEEQIRNLTLLEIERYLLRNNSSLRRFSSMPQPDSESIYSADNRLIADELRYDRLVFDEIIDAVNSNAGGLFFVYGYGGTGKTFLWKTLFASIRCKGDIVVNVASSGIASILLPGGRTAHLRFHIPLNLTETSMCFIKSDDDVADLLKKTKLIIWDEAPMNHKHAFEALDRTMKDIFKCEMTFGGKVLTLTKNMRLTVGANASDIEEIKAFADWLLDLGEGKIGDSDDCEVVIDIPEDFFNQVL; encoded by the exons ATGTTTTTGGGGTGGATGGAAAAGAACGAAAAAGATCCGTTGGCGCGCACGCTTACTTACATTGAGTTCCCAACTAAATTTGTTTGGAAGAAGGACGAAAGGATATGGGATAAACGTATAATAGGCAAAACCATTGGTCGTATTCATTGTGTGAATCCTTCTATGGGCGAGGCATACTTTTTAAGAATCCTTCTTAATAAGGTAGTAGGTCCTAAGTCTTTTGAGGACATTCGTACTGTGAATGGACAAGTCTTCCCAACATTTAGAGATGCGTGCTACGCTAGAGGCCTTTTAGACGATGACAAGGAGTATATAGAAGCTATCAAAGAGGCGTACTACACAGGTTCAGGTTACTATCTTCGCAATCTGTTTGCTACAATGTTGGCGTCTAATACATTATCAAAGCCTGAACATATTTGGGAAAACACATGGGAGTACCTTGCGGATGGTATTTTATACAATCGGCAAAAGCTTTTGAGGATTGAAG GTTTGTCTCTTCCAGAAGAACAAATAAGGAACCTAACGTTGCTGGAAATTGAGCGTTACTTATTACGTAACAACTCAAGTTTAAGGCGGTTTTCGTCTATGCCTCAACCCGACAGTGAATCAATATACTCAGCAGACAACCGTTTAATTGCTGACGAGCTTAGGTACGAT CGTTTAGTGTTTGATGAGATAATTGATGCAGTTAATAGTAATGCGGGTGGTTTGTTCTTCGTCTATGGCTACGGAGGTACTGGTAAGACATTTCTTTGGAAGACATTATTTGCATCCATTAGATGTAAAGGCGATATTGTAGTAAATGTTGCATCAAGTGGAATCGCATCTATTTTGTTACCTGGTGGACGTACTGCACATTTAAGGTTTCATATACCTTTAAATTTAACAGAAACCTCGATGTGTTTTATTAAATCAGATGATGACGTTGCTGATTTATTGAAGAAAACGAAACTGATCATTTGGGATGAAGCACCGATGAATCATAAACATGCGTTTGAAGCACTTGACCGAACAATGAAAGATATCTTCAAATGTGAGATGACATTTGGTGGAAAG GTCCTTACGTTAACAAAAAACATGAGGTTAACTGTAGGAGCCAACGCATCTGATATAGAGGAGATTAAAGCTTTTGCGGATTGGTTGCTTGACTTGGGTGAGGGAAAGATTGGTGACAGTGATGATTGTGAGGTGGTTATAGATATTCCTGAAGATTTTTTTAATCAAGTGCTCTGA